The following proteins are co-located in the Argopecten irradians isolate NY chromosome 9, Ai_NY, whole genome shotgun sequence genome:
- the LOC138331265 gene encoding uncharacterized protein produces the protein MIQNIDEKEHSITTIDQGRRDLAEMTMASVCMKLLKSTFILPFVAGNYLRRPQGSQYYDCSISSRVLFLVLVSLVTVFTANSGIHRHGQYRLGTVLILQAIIMTCTMTAVLRLVCLVHKNGLGSVVAKRRQTSTPKLQIVFIWIFGLTSGLYCALFISKQIECFVIVHAGGFFWNVLFYFNVVLILGIFAEMIFVSYFSQFELKQTSCVNSVMFLMLTGNIIVMLYIYFMKRTFLYAIYFDPEDNLRSCIENNSTVSILKRKSHKLLSPTSVEFSLLTITILLEIWSPTQMDNAYNRSRDREADRDTCRSRDMHVEDGESESDDRQEGDSDGGSRDRHMVNVCEGTHGREIQNNDNYGYCERQMSINSSHRDSELIPLLHSVDELEQPIILSRQRWKVSHIATLAVTLTAGLGLIICYTAQAMDIGNLKQLKFATEIYELTTLVIMTCVQLVGFFCLSHYCVPKKSVKPLRPRDYVYLLSAFGLITFHFYETLGGDASTDSSSSILLFKSILSILQDYLQVVFLLQANRCQKSRPSVPLLESILICTMVMNLVYWFIESFLISEFPITRDLKHSIFAKHLLYFIYDVLLPVAVFFRFTSFLEYYATFDEFRS, from the exons ATGATACAGAACATTGATGAAAAAGAACACTCTATCACAACTATAGACCAAGGGCGAAGAGATTTAGCCGAG ATGACTATGGCGTCAGTTTGTATGAAGCTGTTGAAATCGACATTCATTCTACCCTTCGTGGCTGGAAATTACCTCCGTCGTCCACAAGGATCCCAGTATTATGACTGTAGCATCTCCTCCCGAGTCCTGTTCCTAGTCCTCGTCAGTCTTGTGACGGTCTTCACGGCCAACAGTGGCATACACCGACACGGGCAGTATCGTCTTGGAACCGTCTTGATTCTTCAGGCGATAATCATGACATGTACCATGACCGCTGTACTAAGATTGGTTTGTCTGGTGCATAAGAATGGCCTCGGATCCGTTGTAGCAAAAAGACGACAAACGAGTACTCCAAAACTTCAGATCGTATTTATCTGGATTTTCGGTCTAACGTCAGGCTTATATTGCGCTTTGTTCATCAGCAAACAGATCGAGtgttttgtaattgtacatGCTGGTGGATTTTTCTGGAATGTactattttatttcaatgttgtATTGATCCTGGGCATATTTGCAGAAATGATTTTTGTGTCTTATTTTTCACAATTTGAATTAAAGCAAACATCGTGTGTAAATTCCGTTATGTTTCTAATGCTTACCGGTAATATTATTGTTATGCTTTATATCTACTTTATGAAAAGAACATTTTTGTATGCAATTTATTTCGACCCTGAAGATAATTTGCGATCGTGTATAGAAAACAACAGTACAGTGTCGATCCTCAAGCGGAAGTCACATAAACTACTGAGTCCGACATCAGTAGAGTTTAGCCTTCTCACAATCACAATACTACTTGAAATCTGGTCGCCAACGCAGATGGACAATGCTTATAATAGATCACGTGACAGAGAAGCAGATCGTGATACTTGTAGATCACGTGACATGCATGTGGAAGATGGTGAGAGTGAATCAGATGACAGACAGGAAGGTGATAGTGATGGCGGATCACGTGACAGACACATGGTTAATGTTTGTGAAGGAACACATGGCAGAGaaatacagaataatgataattacGGATACTGTGAACGACAAATGTCTATTAATTCTAGCCACCGTGATTCTGAGCTCATTCCACTTCTGCACAGCGTAGATGAACTGGAGCAGCCAATCATTTTGTCAAGACAAAGATGGAAAGTGTCACACATTGCAACATTAGCTGTAACCCTGACTGCGGGTCTCGGACTTATAATCTGCTACACTGCACAAGCTATGGATATTGGAAACTTGAAACAACTTAAGTTCGCCACGGAAATTTACGAACTAACTACACTAGTTATTATGACATGTGTACAACTAGTTGGCTTCTTTTGTTTATCACACTATTGTGTCCCCAAGAAATCTGTCAAACCACTCAGGCCAAGAGATTATGTGTATCTGTTATCGGCATTTGGTCTGATCACTTTCCATTTTTACGAGACTTTAGGAGGTGATGCGTCTACAGATTCATCGTCTAGTATTTTGCTGTTTAAAAGCATCCTTAGCATACTCCAGGATTATTTACAAGTGGTTTTTCTACTGCAGGCCAACCGATGTCAAAAATCCCGACCAAGCGTGCCCTTACTAGAATCGATTCTGATCTGCACAATGGTAATGAACCTTGTTTATTGGTTTATCGAGTCATTTCTGATATCAGAATTTCCAATCACAAGAGATTTAAAACACTCCATTTTCGCCAAACATTTGTTGTACTTTATATACGATGTATTATTACCGGTTGCTGTTTTCTTCAGGTTCACATCGTTTTTAGAATATTATGCCACCTTTGACGAGTTTCGTTCCTGA
- the LOC138331267 gene encoding uncharacterized protein, which produces MFLLLTANILVMLYIYFMKRTFFYMRDMEPRDEVISCIFNNSTLTILMLKSHQLVGPTFVEYTLLSITIFLEIWSPTQVEHSDDTSRQIEVDGFYTGSHDRHVEDRLSLERQIDDADGGSRDIHVEDDRLSRVRQIDDADGGSRDIHVGDDRLSRERQIYDADGGSRETHVEDDRLSCDIQIDDADGGSRDIYVEDARLSRDIHIDAANGRSRDRRIHDQHETEQTLSVDNVCERNHGRQIQHDDDNGFSERGRPVNCNHQDSELIPLLHSIDGLDRSVSRSRRRWKVSHIATLAISLTAGLGLIICYIAQAMDIGNLEQLHSVTELYELTIIVIMVSVQLVGFFCLSHHCVPKKSVKPLRPRDYVYLLSAFGLITFHFYETLGGDTSSGSSSGILLYKSIISILQDYLQVVFLLQANRCQKSRPSVPLLESVLICTMIMNVIAWFNNSFLMSEFPSTRDLEHSGFPKHVLHFIYDVLLPVAVFFRFTSFLEYYATFEEYNS; this is translated from the coding sequence ATGTTTTTATTGCTAACCGCCAACATTCTCGTAATGCTGTATATCTACTTCATGAAgagaacatttttttatatgagGGATATGGAACCGAGAGATGAAGTAATATCCTGTATATTTAACAACAGTACGCTAACAATCCTCATGCTGAAATCGCATCAACTTGTTGGTCCGACCTTTGTGGAATACACTCTTCTATCAATAACGATATTCCTGGAAATTTGGTCTCCTACTCAAGTGGAACACTCTGACGACACATCACGTCAAATAGAGGTGGACGGCTTTTATACTGGATCACATGACAGGCATGTGGAGGATCGTTTATCACTTGAGAGACAGATTGATGATGCTGATGGTGGATCACGTGACATACATGTGGAAGATGATCGTTTATCACGTGTGAGACAGATTGATGATGCTGATGGTGGATCACGTGACATACATGTGGGAGATGATCGCTTATCACGTGAGAGACAGATTTATGATGCTGATGGTGGATCACGTGAAACACATGTGGAAGATGATCGTTTATCATGTGACATACAGATTGATGATGCTGATGGTGGATCACGTGACATATATGTGGAAGATGCTCGTTTATCACGTGACATACATATTGATGCTGCTAATGGTAGATCACGTGACAGACGGATACATGATCAACACGAAACCGAGCAAACCCTTTCCGTGGATAATGTTTGTGAAAGAAATCATGGCAGACAAATACAGCATGATGATGATAACGGATTCAGTGAAAGAGGTAGACCAGTTAATTGTAATCACCAAGATTCAGAGCTAATTCCGCTTCTGCACAGCATAGATGGACTTGATCGATCCGTCAGTCGATCACGACGAAGGTGGAAAGTGTCACATATTGCAACATTAGCCATTAGCCTTACTGCGGGTCTTGGACTCATAATCTGCTACATTGCACAAGCTATGGATATTGGAAACTTGGAACAACTTCACTCCGTAACGGAACTTTATGAACTAACTATAATAGTTATAATGGTGTCTGTTCAACTCGTTGGATTCTTTTGTCTATCACACCATTGTGTCCCCAAGAAATCTGTTAAACCACTCAGGCCAAGAGATTATGTGTATCTGTTATCGGCATTTGGTCTGATCACTTTCCATTTTTACGAAACTTTAGGTGGGGACACGTCTTCCGGTTCCTCGTCTGGTATTTTGCTGTACAAAAGCATTATTAGTATACTCCAGGATTATTTACAAGTGGTGTTTTTACTGCAGGCCAACCGATGTCAGaagtcccgaccaagtgttccTTTACTGGAATCAGTCCTCATCTGTACAATGATCATGAATGTAATTGCATGGTTCAATAACTCTTTTCTGATGTCGGAGTTTCCGAGCACAAGAGATTTAGAACACAGCGGTTTCCCCAAGCATGTGTTGCATTTTATATACGACGTTTTATTACCGGTAGCTGTTTTCTTTAGGTTTACCTCATTTTTGGAATATTATGCTACATTTGAGGAGTATAATTCTTAA
- the LOC138331268 gene encoding anti-sigma-I factor RsgI6-like, which yields MAEAGFPLWITEMTLNEADVTTKAQGIEDVMTLYFSHNMVKGVLLWGFWSEAIWRPDAALATGTDSITLNAAGQKYIDLVNTRWRTNWSGKLKTYRNERYFKGDYSIKVKKSGVTLKTVKVNLPSKSKIIIRVKGTNASPKVIFRIR from the exons ATGGCGGAAGCCGGTTTTCCTCTGTGGATTACAGAAATGACTCTTAATGAAGCTGACGTCACTACAAAAGCCCAGGGGATCGAAGATGTAATGACTCTCTACTTTAGCCACAACATGGTGAAGGGCGTGCTACTGTGGGGATTCTGGTCCGAGGCCATATGGAGGCCAGACGCCGCTTTGGCGACAGGCACGGATTCTATAACA ttGAACGCAGCCGGCCAGAAATATATAGATCTTGTGAATACCAGATGGAGGACTAATTGGTCTGGGAAGCTGAAAACTTACAGGAATGAACGATATTTCAAGGGCGACTACTCCATTAAAGTGAAGAAGAGTGGAGTAACACTCAAAACCGTCAAAGTCAACCTGCCATcgaaaagtaaaataataataagagtAAAAGGAACAA ATGCATCTCCGAAGGTGATATTCCGAATTCGTTGA